The nucleotide sequence GCCACCACCCTGTGCAGTTTCCCGATGCCGCCGATTTCTCACTGGTCGCGCTCCGAAGGGAACTCCTCTCGCCGACCACGTTGCCGTCAGAGAAGCTGGAGATGGCCAGGAAAGTCCACGTTCTGTCCGTGGAGTCTGACGTCGGCCGGGCATGCTTGGTTCAACTTggcttctttcctttgctgcTTCAGCTTCTGTTCCAACTTACCCCGGGAGGAACCCTCCTCGACGCCGAGTTCGCCGGAGCGTTGCTCGGCTGCGTTCTGAGCTTGTCGGTCTCCGCTCCTTTGTATCCGCTCAACATGCTGAAGGAGGAAGAATCGACTTTGTCTTCGCTGGTGCACCTCTTTGACCGAGGCAATGCCGAGATCAAGATCAGCTTATGTCATCTCCTCGAAGTCATAGCTACTTCTTCTGCCACCCACGAGCTCTGCTCAATCGTCGTCGACCGGTCGCCGCGGATCTTGCAGATTCTAGTTTCTATGCTCGGCGACAAGTTGAGTACTTTCAAAGCGTCGCAGGCGGCCGTTCGCGCCACGGCGGCTCTGTGCTCGTCTTCGGAGAGCAACCGGCGCCGTGCGATCGGGGAAGGCGCGGTGGACGGCCTCATCGCGCACCTGCTGTCGAATTGCTGCGCGCGGCGCAACGCCGCGCCGGCGTTGGCCGCGCTGGCCGCGCTGGAGCTCCTGCTGGGACTCGAGGCGGGGAAGAAAGCGCTGCTGGAGAATCCAAGCGGCGTGAGGGCCCTCGTAAAGATGGTGTTCAGGGTGTCGACGGGGCACGAAGGGAGCGAGCACGCGCTGGGTTCGCTGCTAGCCATTTGCGGCGAGTCGGAGAGGGCGAGGGCGGCGGCGACGTCCGCCGGCGCGGTGACGCAGTTGCTACTGCTGCTGCAGAGCCAGTGCGGCGCGGCATCGAAGGCCAAATCCAGGACtctgctcaagatgctgagagcTTCTTGGAATGGCGAAACAAGGGGACTGCTGTGATTCTTCATGAGATAGTTGTAAATGGAGTGTGTTTTTGCATCCATCTTCTATCAGAAAGAAATAaccatttacaaaaaaaaaaacaaaaaacaaagatCAAACTTGAACAGTTTACTTTCGATTCTTGAGGTTTATATTTCATGGTCTAAAAGATCGTGCTGAAAGATTTATCTGAAAACTTAGATCATCACTGACAGCCTTTTCTTCGTGAGCGTGCTGGTCGACTTTTGCGAGAAAACTTTATTTTATGAATTCTCACTGTGTCACATGCGATTGAACTATTGGTGAAATTGAAATCCCACGTCTAAAGTTATCATAGTTTTTGAATTTACTTTAATGATTAAAATGTGGGACCGGATTATTATCTACTTTAGAATTAGTCTGATGGCAAAATTTGAATAGTGGGTATTAAGGGAAAAAAGTTAATTAGTCATACGATGAAAATGTAGTGTGGGTAATTAATGACTACCAACAAGTACGGGTTGTATTATATACCGCAATGTTTGAGGAGTTGTGCCAACGTGAGTAGGTGAAATTAGTGCACTATTTTAATGTAGCTAGCTGTTCAGCACAAATTCAGGGGTGTTTAAGTGATTCTTTTGACAGAAACATACGTCTTCTCAGGTAAAAACAAACCtttagaaataatagaagacagAAGTTCTTGATTTGATATATCTTAGATTAAACTATATTTTGTATTCCAAAGTCACATAAATACGTATGATGTGGTGATTGAGATGACCCTGAGTCATATTAAAGTCTAGAAGATTGATTCATATGATGGTCAAAATTAAGGAAGAGTTAATCCTTAAAATTAGTACAATTAATTTTCACGGTCAAGAGATTATTTGACTGGACCAGTGGATAGGTAATCGGACAGTAAGCCTCTCAATATGAACGAATAGTTCAAGAAAAGTCAACAGTCTCCAAGGCCAAGATTTCTTTAAGATAGCATAATTGAATAGCTCGGTCGAGCAATTCAGTCGATTGAGTCTACAGTTCGATTAGACAAAATGAACGTCTAGTCCGATTGAACTCTTTTGTTAAACCCGATAAGTTAAGTCAGGAATGAATCCCCGACAATATTCTATATGCTCGATCGTCCAAGCGACTGTTGATCGAATCATGGAAAAAGCTCTGCCAGTTTGCCAAGTAAGCGAGTTGTGAGTTTTCTAGCCCAACAACCTCATATTCCTTTTTGATGTTTTGTGCCACGAATAACAACGAATATTCTATATGCGAGATGTACATCAGAAGCTTCCTCTTTGCCAAACACAGAGGTTGTGGGTCAATTATGGGAAATGTGTCAGAGCATCTTTATGGTTTATTTTTTTCTCGAAACGTTTTGACATTTGTGTATATGCTTTGAGATTTGTGTACAAATAGAAAATAACACTATAAAAAGGAGTCTCCATCTACAAGCGCAGGTACACTCACATTACGTGAGACTACACAATTTCCATTGTTCATACTATTGTTCAACACCTTCTACATATCACTGACTTGAACATGGGAGAGCCTATACAAAGGACCCCTTCCTTGACTCGGTTACTAACACTCCTCTTGATACATAGGAGTGCTTCAAAGTTATCTTTGGAGAGCAAGGTGTCTTCGTTTTGTCAACATCTGAGCCATATATTCAGCATTCCATCTCCATCGATTTTAGATAGAATtatatttggcaccgtctgtggaaaCTTTACTTACATCTGAAACGTGAGGATGGATGAGATTGGACGACTCACCACTATAACACTATCGCAGGAAAATTTACAATTGTTGATAGCTGCCCGCGTGGCTAGAATGGTACAACGACAGCAAGTAGCGACCAAGTGTCATCTTTCGAACAAGCCCGATGTGTTTGCGACCGACCATCAGGCCAAGTGAGGTACTCAAATGGAAGCCCGATCGAGTTCCAGCCGATCCAGCCTCCTCCGGCTGCCTTCCCGCAAGTACCAGTGCATTCGACCAACCTCCCAGTCATGCCCCTTTCACCGATAGCATATCATCAGGCGTTGTTCCATATACTCTTTGATAATATGGGCCTAGCGGAGTGGCCTCGAGGATCGTCCTCTGAAAACGCACTCACTCAGGACCACCATAAAGTAAAAGCCCCAATGACCAATAGCTCCCCCGAGTGGGAGAGCATGTTGTTCTTCAAAGAAATTTTGGAAGATAAACTGCTGGCTCATTTTCAACCTCTCTCGATCGGAGAATACGGAGGGGCGATCGACCTAGAGGACTATTTACTCAAATTTGAAAACACAACTATCCTCCATCAATTTATGGATGGGGTCAAGTACCGAGTGTTCCTCATGACTCTATCCGGCTCGGTGCAAAGGTAGTTCAACCGACTCCCAACCGAGTCTATATGTTCTTTCAAAGACTTTCACAAAGCTTTTCTACATCACTTTGCCAAAATCGTCATTATCATAAAATGACATTAAACCTTTTTTCTCTCAAACAAGTGCCTAAGGAGTCGCTGAGGGTTTATATcacaaaatttaatcaagtggtcATAGATGTCCCCTTGGCCATCCGGGTGATTTTAGTGAGTGTTTTTTCTCAAGGGCTCACAGATGATGAGTTCTTTCGATTCCTCGTTAAGAAACCTACGAGGGACTTCGATCATCTACTTGGATGAGCCACCAAATACATCAACGTCGAATAAGCTCAATCTGTGTGGAAGAAGGAGGTGGCTCCTTCTGCTCCCACCATCGCTCTCAAGCGTCTAGTGCCTCCCCCTACTTTGCCACCTAAGGGGCCTCGACTAGGCCACCAGGCACAACACTGAGAGCCAAGGCCACAAGCGATTCAACATGTAGAAGCTGAGTGGACACACTTCCCTAAGCTTCGACAATGAGCTCCTATGTTTTGTACCTACCACCACTCAGGAACCCATAATATAGAAGATTGCTATAATTTTAATCAAGAGCAACGCCAACCGACTAATCAAGGGTTTCGCTAATGATCCCCTTCTCCAAACTATCAGTGTCATTGTCGACCGAACAGACCCCCAGGATGGAGCCTTGCAAGGGCTAATTGGAGCCAACAAATgttccaacaaaaaaataatcgaGCGCCGGCTCAAGCATTTGTAGAACAGCTACTCTGACTCACCCAAGAGGAAGAAAATCATAGTAATGCCACTCGGGGTGACATTGTATGATAGCGGGTGGCCCAACCGATAGTGATTCCAATCGGGCCAGAAAATCACACGCACGCCGACTAGAGATCCACGTGGTCGGGTGTAGTCAAGAGAAAGCACAAGTACCAGAGATCAGTTTTAGTCCCAATGATTTAGAGGGGGTGGAAATTGTTGGATcgtgttggccggctagaaggggggttgaatagccctaaaaaaacAAACACAAAATACCCTTcttgaacttataacttaaacacttgcataaaattgaaAGCAATAAACCAAAAGAAGAGCCTcacagacttgacttggttacgaccaaggaagttgttaatccaaggaatgaatcgcacactaaaaagatctccttcattcggagaagcctcttacagtagtgaaagcgcaaaaatagaagctaaactagaaatagaagctcacaagTATTGTATTGCTAATTCTTGTTCTGTTgttaagcttttggaccaagactatatttatagccttggtcggggcgcctggaatggttccagacatctgggaggggataaaactttatgccCAACGCGACGGTCAACGTCCACGTcgatattgataaacttgaggttccgagcgcccggacccttaaAGTTAACCTCATTGACTTTTTCGATCTgtgccctctgctccggttcaactcgcctcggtccgggtctttcgctctcgctccgctcgcttgggtgatctcggacgTCGGGAATAAGGCTCATCTGAACCCAACTTCTGTCCTTCTCGatcaaccttccgctccggcttctcatccctcggaaatgccgcgcgcctccttctcgtccgcccgcatactcttccgcagcacctcgtccctcggacgcaccgagcctgtcggctctctcccgtgtcgtccttcttgctagccgcgtcttttcctcgactccctgtgctcctaagctcctgcacacttagacacaagattaaaacatcacagggcctaacttaacttgttgatcacatcaaaataaccttatgGTTTCAATAGAAATATCCCATGATAATACATTAATTATTAAAGTTGTTATCGTCAATTACAATATTCATCGTACTTTTATTGacataagcatctcggtcaacaTTAATTCCAAGAAGACGTTCGAGCAACTACAGATGGATAAGAGTGAGCTCCAGCCAATGATAACTCTTCTCTATGGGTTCACGGGAAACGAAGTACAATCAATCAGATAAGTTTAGCTGGTTATCTCTCTTAGGGAGGAGTCACTCATGAGGACCCATCGctcaaacttcattgtggtggatgcacCTTCGGCTTATAACATAATATTGGGTCAACTGACACTGAATGAATTTCGAGCAGTCATTTTCACATTCTGCTAGAAGATTAAATTTCCGATTAATGACTCTGTTGGTGAGGGTAAAGGAGATCAGTTGGTAGCACAAAAGTGCTATGTGAAAGTAATAAAGATCGAAGCTCACGTGGCTTGAAAAACTCAGCGGGTAGAAGTTAACGTTATTCAAgaagttgttggtgcgggaagcaccagacgatcgaacctgttttttgattatgtcaaggggtccaaagttaagttgtcttgtgatctaacaagattgattgagcttgcagaaaaagtcctaagtgttcttaggtaaaagtcctagtggattctatacaggtggaaaaccctaggaggtggtaaccctagatgatgaaaagtcctagctgcggttaggcaagtggaaaaccctaggggggggggttaaccctaggtcctagggggagataaccctaggcggaaaattTTGACGGTTCGAgcacttcgggcaaaatcctagagtcagggactccaggctgaaatcctggtggtcgcggaccatgtgaaagtctagatgggtcatggAGCATACGTCTAGCATGAAGATCGGAAGCctcgggcactgagcaaaagtccagtaggtctggaggatcggtctggcaacaagtaacttctcctgagaggagtaggtgaggatgcgttccccgaagagggaacagtagacgtcggttcgacctagagtttcaacgaagCTCTAGGTCATAACCGGACAGTCAGAGGTTGTCAAatctcatattatatatattattttatacctggactaactttattttatagaaaataaagGGTTGGAAAAAGctagtccgggcacccagagttagtccaagcgcctggaactcAAAAGTTATTTGCAAGTTGATGTGGCGCGCGTCGATTGGCTGAACCACATATTCTAGGCGTCCGGAGGGGTTTCAAGCACTCAGAACAACCTATAAAAGCAGGCTTTGACCAGGAGCTTCACAACAACATTCTGAACAAGTTTTGCTTCTTCGAGCTACTCAGAAAATGCTTCTACGACACCCAAAAGCTCCGACGAATATTCTACTGAAGATTTTCTTATACAAAGTTGTCGACattctttaattttcaaattacttgtaaAACTATATTTGTACTCTTTTTGACTGATTAGTGATTGTCTATCGAAAGTACTTTCatgtgtggaccttggagtaggagtcgccataaactccgaatcaagtaaattcttggtgtttatgttatttatttttattttccactgcgtatttactcaaaatgaacgaattagccacaagcgctattcacccaccTCTTACACTTTATGATCCTACAGAAGCTCCCTTGACTCTAGTttataaagaaaaagaggaagtacagattcacCCTGGCCGATTGGAGGCCATCACACATATCGCAGCCGATATGAGCTCCGAGAACAAAGTAGAATTGATTGCCTATTTGACGTACAACAACAATGTCTTCACTTGGACTCTCCAAGAACTCACGGGTATCTCACTGACAGTGATGGAACACACGCTTCAAATCTGCTCGGATGCTCAGCCGGTTAATCAAAGGACAAGAGACTTCGGAGCCGAGCAGAATCAAATTATCCGAGTAGAGGTGGATAAGCTGTTTAAAGCGGGGCATATTCGTGAAGTTTAATTCCTGAGCTGACAGGAAAATGTGATGCTAGTGTAGAATCCTGGTAACAAATGGCGGGTTTACGTAGACTTTAGAGATTTAAACAAGGAGTGCATAAAAGACTATTACTATTTGCCACACATCAATTAGGGGGTCAACTCAACAACTATTCGCGAGGTGGTATGCATGTTGAATGCATATCAAGGCTATTATCAAGTCCCCTGGAAAAATAGGattaagaaaaggttagttttatcatTACAAAAGGAACATTGTTATAATGCCATGTTGTTCAGATTGAAGAATACGAGAGCAAGATAAAAGTGGCCTATGAACAAAGTGTTTCAAAAGCACATCAACAGAAATGTGAAggtatatatagatgatataataattgttggtgcaatatccctaagccaagattgaccaggttgactgagcttgagttggctcaagcgtGAGTCTTaatatttgagtttcgatgtttgacaatacatggagattacagatgcaatcgtctgattagggagattgttgatataattctcttctggtcaaggactgaccagttagatgtgaagaagagtcaagtaggtcaaaggattgacagatacttgactgggaaagtcctaactggatgttaggcaagggaaagtcctggtgagtggatccagacagttggaaatcctagtgagtgaagccaggtgaaagacctagtgagtgaagttaggcagttggaaaatcctgatgagtgaagccaggtgaaagacccagtgagtgaagctaggcaggtgaaagtcccggtgagtgaagccgggcagtgggaaaatcctagtgagtgaagctaggtgaaagtcctggtgagtgaagctaggcagatggaaagtcctagtgagtgaagctaggcagatacaAGGACCTGGCAAGTGAAGCCAGGAacatggaaatctaggtgggtcaaggttaaccggacacttggtgttgggaagttgaagtaggtcaaaggagtgaccggatacttagcacaaggaaatccagatgggtcaagggtgactggacatctggtggaaggaagtccaattgggtcatggaggatcagacgcttggcacgaaacggtaagtccaagtgggtcaagattgaccagatacttggcacgaggagaaaagtccaagtggggtcaaaggattgaccagacacttagtgaagaagtcccggcaggtcaaggttgaccggatgctaggcatgaggagttccaataggttacggttgaccggatgttggaattgggggcCCTTGAGTttaagttaagcaagtcaagggtggtcaatcgattgaaccgaagCCCAGTCGATCGATTAGGAGAGTGGTGCGATAAACAGTAgcccaatcgattgattgatcgattgggagcttatattACATGCACAGAatcattcccaatcgatcggctgatcggttGGGCActaccaatcgattgactgatcgattggcagCTGGAAATCGTGTGTGACGCTATAAAGGCTGAATTGATCGGACGATCAATTCAGACCTTTTCCagaagagcacagaggtgctctaaatctatcaaccgatcgattcaagcctacCCAATCGATTAGGTTGTGACCATTGCGA is from Zingiber officinale cultivar Zhangliang chromosome 7B, Zo_v1.1, whole genome shotgun sequence and encodes:
- the LOC122005311 gene encoding U-box domain-containing protein 26-like, with the protein product MSIPHLFRCPISLEIFTDPVTLSTGQTYDRPSIEKWLADGNLTCPVTMQRLTDTTLIPNHALCHLIDQWLLADAGDSCHHPVQFPDAADFSLVALRRELLSPTTLPSEKLEMARKVHVLSVESDVGRACLVQLGFFPLLLQLLFQLTPGGTLLDAEFAGALLGCVLSLSVSAPLYPLNMLKEEESTLSSLVHLFDRGNAEIKISLCHLLEVIATSSATHELCSIVVDRSPRILQILVSMLGDKLSTFKASQAAVRATAALCSSSESNRRRAIGEGAVDGLIAHLLSNCCARRNAAPALAALAALELLLGLEAGKKALLENPSGVRALVKMVFRVSTGHEGSEHALGSLLAICGESERARAAATSAGAVTQLLLLLQSQCGAASKAKSRTLLKMLRASWNGETRGLL